GCAGAAGTTTAGCCCGGTCGATCGATCAATGTTCCGTTTAATGGAAAAATCTCCGTCGCCTAATTCTCAGTGTCCTCGGCCAAACCGATACGGTTAGCTATTGTTGTAACTCACCGGAAAATATTTTACGTAGGCGATCAGCTTTACGTCTGATTTTTGTAGTAAAAATATCGATGTACGGAAGATCGCATGTGACTGAAGCAGGTCTCGTGTAAATCCACGCAGAGGATGAAATTCACTGTGTATGTTGGAGAAACGTGATTTTTATGCGTACTTAAAATTGCACTTACCAGTGgagaaaaacatttgatataCAACTTCACCAGCACGATTTtgcatattataaatttgGCCGTATTCTTCGAGTAGGTATCAGTTAGCTTTGTGGCAAACTGTCCAAGATGTTCAgcaaaactttaattttcgTGCTTCTGGGCTGCGCTATAGCGCTCGTAAGTATTATTATCCTTAACAAACGCTTTGATTGATTTAACTCGTTTGCAATCATCGtggaaatgattaaaaaatattcaatcaTTTCATTAGTTACAGAGCTCATCTGCTGCCAAAGTCCAATCCAAGTTACGGGTAAGCTTGGCACTAATACATAATCGGTTCGTTATTCCAAAgctttgattatttttattaaaatccaaCTTTTTCTGAAGGTTCGCCGAGAACCCCATGGCGAAAAGGTAGCTGCCTGGTGGCACAATCTCGAAAACAAAGTATCCAACTTTGGCAAGAAAGTGAAGGACAAGTTCACCAGTTGGTGGGATAAAATCACTGGCAAATCCGCATCCAAAGCCAAACAGGAAGAGTTACTCAGATTACAGCGAGAATACGAAGCCCTGAGAGAGGAAAGCGAGCGCGCTGTTCAAGCCAAGAAAGAGGCTTGGCAAAAAGTCTTGGAGGAGAACGAGAGGAAGCTGGCCGAGCTCAAGGCTAAGGCTAATACCGAGGTTGAGGGAGAGATCTCTACCTGGAACAACAAGTTTGATCGATTACAAGAAAAAACTGATAGCGTCATTAAATCTTGAAAATCACAAGACTATCACTTTAGATTAACTTTAGAACTAATACCATTGTaaagattttttataattgtgtaacctttgattatgaaacaatGTTCAATAATAGATAAGGCATTATTTATGAGAATTCAAACAACAACTCCACGCACCTGTTATATTATCTTAGAGCTTCGATTACCGAGTACCGGGATTCGAGATAAAAAATTTCCTCAATCTTTCTCAGAACGTACTGCACTATACAAATGATAATTAATGACGATTATTGCCTATCATCCTAGCGATCGATGCACAAACCATATTTTCTGCGTAAATATATCGACGGATAACAAATGCAGATAACGAACTGATTCATATAAAAGGGATTCTTCCAGGAGATTTCAGTAAGACTGGCCTCTATTACAATGGCTGGTCAAACCTTAACTTTTTTCGCATTATTATGCGTTCTCTTCGTGACTTTAATGTTTGTGATTTACGCCGAAGCTGAGTGTCGCTGGACAGGATGTCACGTTCATTCGGCAGGCGACTGGTGTGACATCTTCGGACCAGGATGGAAGCTCGTCAAATGGCAACGTTGCAACGGAATTTTTGGCAAGCAAGAGTACTGCTGTAACTGAGGTACGATTGCATTTCAAGAATGTGtcataatgaaaattttcataaactaAGAGAACTGAAGTGAAACTTTATTTTAAGACTTTGTCGTCACGCATTCTTCCGGAAACCGGAGCACCGCTGTAAACGAAGcaaaatctatttttatgATTGGAATGTAATGTGATATTCGACGAGAAAATAACCGCTACAACTGGAGTATTAAACATTGATTTCAAACCTACCAAAATACTTGTACCTAACATTGATGATAAAATAAAGCaatgaaaatagaaatttttttaccAAGTTTTTAATGTAAATATAAGAGATGTTCTATAGAACAACTTTTTTTACCCGATTTCTTAAAAATTCgacaataaaaatcataaatttggctcatttatattttatttatcactaacaaagatttaaaagtaaaaaaatatacatattgcATCATTGATTCAATTCACACAAGTTCATCTCATAATTCCTAAGACTTGATGACAACCTCAGCTTTCTCTTGTAACTGATCAAACTTGCTGTCCCAGTTAGAGATCTCTCCCTCGACGTCAGATTCGGCTTGATTTCTAAGTTCAGCAAGCTTCGCCTCGTTCTCGGCCAAGACCTTCTGCCAAGCTTCTTTCTTAGCTTGAACGGCACGttcgctctcttctctcaGGGCTTCATATTCTTGCTTCAGTTTTAGCAGCTCTTGCTCTTTCGCTTTGGACGCAGCTTTGCCGGTGATTTTATCCCACCAGTTGGTGATTTTGTTCTTAACGTTCTGGCCAAAATTGGATACTTTGTCTTCAAGGTTGTGCCACCAGGCAGCTACCTTTTCGCCATGAGGTTCACGACGAACCTTTAGAAAAAGTTATTTTGATGAGAAAAATTGGCTATAAAATGAGGCatgagaatatttttaaaaaacttactCGTTGAATTTCGGCTGCGGATGAACTCTGCACCTGagaaaagaattgaaaatattgcaTTAATCTTTACGAATAACTAAAACTAGTCCGtcgaaaaattattcaacGATTAAGAAGTAAATTAGTTAATAATGTCAATAATTAAGAAGTGGATTACGATACTTACGAAGGCTAGAGCGCAACCCAGAAgcataaaaatgaaaactttgCTGAACATTTTGGACTGTTTGTCAATGCTGACTGATGTCTGCTCAGAGAATGTGGTGAAATTTATATTAAGTAAAGTCGTGCGAATAACGTTGTAAAACGGATATGCACTTCCTTGATAGTTCTTAAACGTGCCAAaacacatttataaaattatgcttTTGCACTTTTTCAAGGGAAACACGAACATTTTGAAACTTGGTTGACGTTGAAAATACATGATTTCTACCTATACTTTATATCTAGATTTAGATGATCAAATGCCGTAATTCGTATTCTAACTTTGCAACACGATGAATTGAAACTATTTTGATTTGGCTCTTGAATTTAATGTATACTCTACTGGAACATTATAATCTAATAGCGAAATTCAGTATTATTCGTACGCTTCTTCGTTTAGCAGTCGAAATTGGCATTGGATACAGCGAAAGAGGCCAGCTTTTTATGGTAGAATCGATAACTATGTTGCTCCTCTAGTCGCCGTTGGCGGTGATACCCGTCAGATACATCAATCTtgttttcatgaaaaaatttgatcaaATAAGTGAACATATATCCGAATGTAACTTCTCGAATCTGGTACATGGAATATACTTTGgtcaaaaaattcatatgaTCAATTATTGTtcataatactttatttgttaaaAACTGACACAATggactttttaaaaaaaatgacgctcttaaaaatattcaatatttCTATTATAGTAAGCTATTTGTAGAAAGCTTCGGAGTATATCTTATCCATATTTAGTTATTGATTGTTACAGCAATACGCTGGGTCGACTCTAGATTTAACGTTCTTCGATCCCAAGCCAGAGACTAGAAAATTTCGGATGAAtggtaaaaaaaatagtcgCTGCATTTCGTCTTTTATAAAGCGCTGCTGAATTTGCAACATTCATTTCGACATTAAATCTCGCTTAATTGAAGGTTGCATTAATAtgctttggaaaaaataaCCATATAATAGATTTCTTATCGAGAAAAAAACAACTGTTGACATCATCAAATTTGtgtatttgtattttatttatcatcaaCAACGATCACAAAGTAAAAAATCCATATATATTCGACGCCGTTGACTCATCTGTACAATTTTGTCTCAGAATTTTTAAGATTTGATAACAACTTCGGCTTTCTCTTGTAATTGATCAAACTTGTTGTTCCAGCCGTTGATCTCTCCCTCGACCTCGGATTCAGCTTGGTTTTTAAGTTCAGCAAGTCTCTTCTCGTTCTCAGCCAAGACTTTCTGCCAAGCCTCCTTCTTTGCCCGAACagcgcgctcgctctcctcTTTCAAGGCTTCATATTCTTGCTTCAGTTTAAGCAACTCCTGCTGTTTGGCTTTGTACGCGGCTCTGCCAGTGATTTTATCCCACCAGTTGGTGATTTTGTCCTTTACGTTTTGGGCGAATTTGGATACTTTGTCTTCAAGGTTGTGCCACCAGGCAGCTACCTTTTCTCCATGTTGCTCACGGCGAACCTTCAGAAAAAGTTgggttttaataaaaataatcaaagcTTTGGAATAACGAACAGATTATGGATTAGTGTTAAGCTTACCCGTAATTTGGATTGGACTTCGGCAGCAGATGAGCTCTGCAGCTGCAAAAAGAATGGAAAATTCTTTAGTAATTCTTACGATGATTACGAACGGACTTTTTCAAAGAGATCAAGAAGTTTTTCATGAAAAGTTCTTTttcaacataaaaaaaattctcatcAAGAAAATATACTTACGAAGGCAAGGGCGCAACCCAGAAGCACAAAAATCAAAACTCTGCTGAACATGTTGGACAGTTTGTCAATGCTGACTGATGCCTGCTCACAGAATCGGGTGAAATTTATACTGAGTAAAGTCGTGCGATTGATGTTGTAAAACAGATATGCACTTCCTCGATTGGTTTCCAACTTCGCGACAAAACGCATTCGCAGAATTATGATTTTGCACTCGTTCAAGTGCAACACtgtcattttaaaaatcacgtTGCTCACGAACGCAGTTCGCATGGAAATAcatgtataaaaatttaaaagataaaattcAACGATTTCAATCGCAGTCAAACTTCGAAGTAGAgctatacaattttattttttcactttcaCCTTCGATCAGCCGACGAGACTCTAATTTATCTCCTGCGAAAGCCGATATATAGACAACTGATTTATAGATTCGCGGAGAAGAAGAGGCTCAGTGCAGGGTCAGTCAGTCCTCTGGGAAATTCACGTCTCGGGACTTGCGCGGATGGGCGCAGTCATTATGAATTATTCAGTTCATATCTTCGGCCGATTGCAGTATGAACCTTTCGTACGCGCTTTATCCGTTTCCACTGCCGCACATCTGCAGGGCTTCCATTTttgacttttattttttcccttCTTGCGCGACTCGATTCCGCAGCCTTTTGTCAGTCTCGAGAGAAGAGAGCAatctatataattttttttttaacgcatAACAGTCTAGGTGGCAGAAGCTCTTTTGCGACACAACCCACCCCATAATTCGCTTTTCGCAGATCCCCTCGGTGGAACAGCCAGAAAGCGCAGATCGTACGAAATCCGCAATACCCCTTAATGCGGCGATGCAGCAGCTTCCAAAACTACGAACGCATCGAAACGCCAGCGGTCGGACCCTCGAAAagctatatacctatacgtacACACGCTAGAAGCAGCGGTGTTAAGGAAAAAGTCACGATAGCAGATTTTCTGCagtttgtatacgtatacgtaaaTGGCAACTGTAAAGGTATACTATATACATGTAAAGGGGGTGAGTTGCGCGTCGTATGTTCGGAATCTCGGCAACGATCGCGAGGAAGAAGTCGTAAGTGCAATGGCCTTTTGCGCGGCCTGTGCCAAACGCATAAGGCTCCTGATTCACTTAGTTTAAGCCGAAACAAAGGGAGTGCGGGAGGACGATTTGTAATAGCGAAGGGATTTCACtttgcttgatttttataGATAAGCACTAGAAAAAGTTGAATTTCATCCAACTTAAATCGGTCGAGCCAACGTGAAAAAGCTTGTAATTTCCGAACAACCGTGAATCAAGGGACGTGTGCCCgcacgtcaatttttttaatgaaacaaTACAACCGCTCTGAGGAGACAAGTGTCAACGAACTACAAAAGCTCCAGCTATTCTATTTCTCCAGCCCATCTACTGTCATTTCGAAGCTCTTTCTTTCCCTTCGCCTCCACTATTACACTGTACAGCGTTGGTTTTGTCAAAAGCCATTCCAGCTTTTTACACGTTGTGCTTCGCGAAACAAAAGCGTCGTCGTTAACGTCCGTTATGGATTTCCCGACGCTCTTGCGCCTACGAACTAAAACGTTTTTTAACGCGAATTTTATAGATCCCTTACATCTCTTAATTGaggttattaaaaatatagtgTTCCAGTGTAAATAAAGCTTCGGTATACACATCGACGACCGAGGCATCAAAGCACACGAATTTGCGGTCACATCCTTCAACATGTACACGGCATAGAGTATTCCGTTTCAGCCTCGGGCTCATCGCTTTCGATTTCACGGCCCCAAGATATCCGCTCAATTTATTCACAAAGGCGAGCCGACTACCTTACACGCGCTTTGCATTCTGCCTCATTACGAAAGAACGCATTCGTTAGCGCCAGCAGCGCGCGACGATAAATTGGCCCTGATGATGCGCCGCGCCTCAAagagaatcgcgcgcgcgcgagagagagagagagagagagagagagagagagagagaggcgcggaAGGGCGATAAATCGCACGTTGGAG
The sequence above is a segment of the Nasonia vitripennis strain AsymCx chromosome 3, Nvit_psr_1.1, whole genome shotgun sequence genome. Coding sequences within it:
- the LOC100679072 gene encoding uncharacterized protein LOC100679072 codes for the protein MFSKTLIFVLLGCAIALLQSSSAAKVQSKLRVRREPHGEKVAAWWHNLENKVSNFGKKVKDKFTSWWDKITGKSASKAKQEELLRLQREYEALREESERAVQAKKEAWQKVLEENERKLAELKAKANTEVEGEISTWNNKFDRLQEKTDSVIKS
- the LOC100302006 gene encoding venom protein V precursor yields the protein MFSKVFIFMLLGCALAFVQSSSAAEIQRVRREPHGEKVAAWWHNLEDKVSNFGQNVKNKITNWWDKITGKAASKAKEQELLKLKQEYEALREESERAVQAKKEAWQKVLAENEAKLAELRNQAESDVEGEISNWDSKFDQLQEKAEVVIKS
- the LOC100123138 gene encoding venom protein Z precursor, with the translated sequence MFSRVLIFVLLGCALAFLQSSSAAEVQSKLRVRREQHGEKVAAWWHNLEDKVSKFAQNVKDKITNWWDKITGRAAYKAKQQELLKLKQEYEALKEESERAVRAKKEAWQKVLAENEKRLAELKNQAESEVEGEINGWNNKFDQLQEKAEVVIKS